Within the Mumia flava genome, the region TCGGAGGCATGCCCGGGACGTTCCTCGGCGCCCGGATCGCCAACCGCGTCCCGCAGGCGGTCGTACGGCGCGGCATCGTCATCGTGCTGAGCCTCACCGGCCTCACGCTCCTCGGCGTGCCGCCGGTCGCGATCGGCCTCATCGCCGCCGGCCTGGTCATCCTGGGCCCGGTCGTCTGGGCGCTGGTCCGCGAGCAGGTGAACCGACCGGTCCCCGCGGCAGACTCCGCTGACGGACCCGCCGAGTCGGCACCACAGCGTTCGGGCTCGTCCGGCGGCTCACCGGGCGACCACGGTGCGTAGCCCCTGGCTGGTCGCGTTCCTCGCCGCGTCGGCGATCCACCTCGTGCTGGTCGCCACCGACGCGGGGATCGCCGACTCCGTGACCAAGGCGCTGCTGATGCCGCTGCTGGCGGCGTGGGTCGTGAGCGTACGCGGCCCTCGGCTGCTGGTCGCCGCGCTGCTGCTCTCGTGGGTCGGCGACGTCGCGCTCGAGATCGACGGCGCCTTCCTGGTCGGGATGGCGGGCTTCGCCGCCGCGCACGTCTGCTACATCACGTGGTTCGTCCGGGCCGGCGCTCTGGACGTCCTGAGAAGGCGCTGGTGGATCGCCGCCGGCGGTCTCGTGGTGTGGGCCGGCGTCCTCGCGGCCCTGTGGGCACCGCTCGGCGAGCACGAGCCGGCCCTGCGGATCCCGATCGCGCTCTACGCGCTGCTGCTCACCGCGACGGCCGTGACCGCCCTCGCGTACAGTCCGCTCGCGGGCGTCGGAGGCGTGCTGTTCCTGCTCTCCGATACGCTGATCGCACTCGACCTCGCCCACGTCGGTCCCTCGGAGACCGGCCTCGCGGTGATGATCACGTACCTGGCCGCCCAGCTGCTGCTGGCGACCGGGATCACACGCGCAAACGTCCAGCACCCGGCTGGCTTGGGCGCTGAGCAGATGGCTCGATAGGATGGCCGCTGCTTCTCAGGACGCTCAGAACCCCCAGGTATGACGGGAGACCCCCTGGTGACGCCCATGCACGACTACCGACTCAGCCAGCTGGACCAGCTGGAAGCCGAGTCGATCCACATCTTCCGCGAGGTCGCGGCGGAGTTCGAGCGGCCTGTCCTGCTGTTCTCCGGCGGCAAGGACTCGATCGTGATGCTGCGGCTCGCCGAGAAGGCGTTCTACCCCGCGCGCGTCCCGTTCCCGGTCATGCAGGTGGACACCGGCTTCGACTTCCAAGAGGTGCTCGACACCCGTGACTCCTGGGTCGACCGCCTGGGAGTCCGGATGATCGTCGCCTCGGTCGACCAGGCGATCGCCGACGGCATCGTCGTCGACGACGGCAAGACCACCCGCAACCGCCTCCAGATCGGCACCCTGCTGAACGCCATCGAGGAGGAAGGCTTCACCGCCGCCTTCGGTGGCGGCCGCCGCGACGAGGAGAAGGCCCGCGCCAAGGAGCGCGTCTACTCCCACCGCGACGAGTTCGGCCAGTGGGACCCGAAGAACCAGCGTCCCGAGCTGTGGAGCCTCTACAACGGCCGCATCGCCGAGGGCGAGCACATGCGGATCTTCCCGCTGTCGAACTGGACCGAGCTCGACGTGTGGCACTACATCCACCGCGAGCAGATCGAGATCCCGTCGATCTACTACGCGCACAAGCGCGAGGTCTTCGAGCGCGACGGCATGCTGCTGTCGTACGGCGACCACGCGACGCTGAAGAGCGGCGAGACCGTCGAGGAGCGCCTGGTGCGCTTCCGCACGGTCGGCGACATGACGCTCACCGGCTGCGTGGAGTCCTCCGCGGCGACGACGGCCGAGATCATCGACGAGATCGCGATCGCCCGTGTCACCGAGCGCGGCGCGACCCGCGGTGACGACCGGTTCAGCGAGGCGGCCATGGAAGACCGCAAGAAGGAGGGCTACTTCTGATGACCGCCCCCGTCACCGACGCCCCGGAGACCCTCGACGAGTCGCGGATGGACCTGCTGCGGTTCGCCACCGCCGGCTCCGTGGACGACGGCAAGTCGACCCTGATCGGCCGGCTGCTGCTCGACTCGAAGGCGATCTTCGAGGACCAGCTCGAGGCGGTCGAGGCCACCTCGCAGTCCAAGGGCTACGACTACACCGATCTCGCCCTGCTGACCGACGGTCTGCGCTCCGAGCGCGAGCAGGGCATCACGATCGACGTCGCGTACCGCTACTTCGCGACCCCGCGGCGCAAGTTCATCATCGCCGACACCCCGGGTCACGTTCAGTACACCCGCAACATGGTCACCGGCGCCTCCACGGCCGACCTCGGTCTGGTGCTCGTCGACGCCCGCTCCGGGCTGACCGAGCAGAGCCGCCGCCACGCCGTGATCCTCTCCCTGCTGCGGGTCCCGCACCTGGTGCTCGCGGTCAACAAGATGGATCTCGTCGACTACGACGAGGACACCTTCAACAAGATCCGCGACGAGTTCGACACCTTCGCCGCCAAGCTCGCGATCCCGGACCTCACGGTGATCCCGATCTCGGCGCTCAAGGGCGACAACGTCGTGACCCGCTCCGAGGCCATGCCGTGGTACCAGGGCACCTCGCTCCTGCACCACCTGGAGAACGTCCACGTCGCCTCCGACCGCGACCTGGTCGACACCCGCTTCCCCGTGCAGTACGTGGTGCGTCCGAAGTCGGACGAGTTCCACGACTACCGCGGCTACGCGGGCCAGGTCGCCGGCGGCGTGCTGAAGCCGGGCGACGAGGTCCAGGTGCTCCCCAGCGGCTTCACCTCGAAGATCGCCGGGATCGACCTGCACGAGCAGTCGATCGACGAGGCCTTCCCGCCGATGTCGGTCACCGTGCGGCTCACCGACGACCTCGACGTCAGTCGCGGCGACATGATCTGCCGTCCCCAGAACGCGCCGACGCCCACCCAGGACATCGACGCGATGGTCTGCTGGATGACGAACCAGCCGCTGCGTCCTCGCCAGAAGCTGGCCATCAAGCACACCACCCGCAACGCGCGGGCGATGGTCAAGGACCTCCAGTACCGGCTCGACATCAACACGCTGCACCGCGACCTCGACACCCAGGAGCTGGGCCTGAACGAGATCGGGCGCGTGAAGCTGCGGACGACCGCGCCGCTGTTCGTCGACGCCTACGAGAAGAACCGCACCACGGGTTCGTTCATCCTGATCGACGAGGCCACGGGTGTGACCGTCGGCGCCGGGATGATCCTCTGACGCCGTCGATCTGACGCACGACGTACGAAGGGCCGGGACCACTGTGGTCCCGGCCCTTCGTCGTTCCCAAGTCCGCTCGCGAGTCAGTCCTGGCGCACTCGCGAGTCGTTGCGGGCGCACTCGCGAGTCGCTGCGGGCGGGGTCGCGAGTCGCTGCGGGCGGTCCCGATTCCCCAGCGCGCTCGACGTACGCGCCTGCGTTTGGTCCACGCTGACGTACATGCCTGCGAACCACACCCCGAGCGAGCTCAGTTGCAGGCCCGTTCGTCACCCACGGCGCAGCAGGTACGGACGTGCCTGCGCTTGGTACGCGGAGGTGCCTCGCATGCAGGCACCTGGGTCGATCACGGTGCAATCGCCACGCGCGACCCGACCCGCCCTACGTGACTCGCGACCCCGCCATGCGCGACTCGCGACCCCGCCATGCGCGACTCGCGAGGGTCGGGCGGCGGGGTCAGGCGGTCGGCGAGTAGGCCTGGACGACGGTCCCGGCGCCGCGGACGCGGACCGTGCCTTCGTCGGCGGCGACGTAGCAGGCGTGACCGCGCCGCAGCGACATCCGATCGTCGTCCGTCAGGACCTCGGCCTCGCCCTCCGTGCACAGCACGAGCCGATGGCCGGACCCGGGCACGACCCGATCGGTGTCACCGACGGCGTCGACGAACGACAGCGCGAACTCGCTCACCGGCGGGAGATACTCACGCACGCCCGCGGAGACCTTCGGCGCCACGCGATAGGCGTCAGCCATCCCGCGGCGGACGCAGGCCGCGAGCGCGACCGGCTCGACGTGCTTGTCGGTCAGCCCGGCGCGCAGCACGTTGTCCGACGAGGCCATCACCTCGACGCAGGTGCCCGACAGGTAGGCGTGCAGCACGCCCTCCTCGACCAGCGCGGCCTCGCCGGGCTCGAGCCGGACGCGGTTCAGCAGGAGGCCCATCAGCACCCCGGGATCGCCCGGGTGGTGCGCCGCCAGCTCGAGCACGGTCTCGTACGCCCGGTCGAGGTCGGCGTCCTCCGCGACCCGGGTGGCGCACTCCTGGACCAGGGCCCCGATCTCCTCGACGCTCGGACGGGTCTCCGGATCGACCAGCCGGCCCACCATCCGCG harbors:
- a CDS encoding lysoplasmalogenase translates to MRSPWLVAFLAASAIHLVLVATDAGIADSVTKALLMPLLAAWVVSVRGPRLLVAALLLSWVGDVALEIDGAFLVGMAGFAAAHVCYITWFVRAGALDVLRRRWWIAAGGLVVWAGVLAALWAPLGEHEPALRIPIALYALLLTATAVTALAYSPLAGVGGVLFLLSDTLIALDLAHVGPSETGLAVMITYLAAQLLLATGITRANVQHPAGLGAEQMAR
- a CDS encoding sulfate adenylyltransferase subunit 1, producing the protein MTAPVTDAPETLDESRMDLLRFATAGSVDDGKSTLIGRLLLDSKAIFEDQLEAVEATSQSKGYDYTDLALLTDGLRSEREQGITIDVAYRYFATPRRKFIIADTPGHVQYTRNMVTGASTADLGLVLVDARSGLTEQSRRHAVILSLLRVPHLVLAVNKMDLVDYDEDTFNKIRDEFDTFAAKLAIPDLTVIPISALKGDNVVTRSEAMPWYQGTSLLHHLENVHVASDRDLVDTRFPVQYVVRPKSDEFHDYRGYAGQVAGGVLKPGDEVQVLPSGFTSKIAGIDLHEQSIDEAFPPMSVTVRLTDDLDVSRGDMICRPQNAPTPTQDIDAMVCWMTNQPLRPRQKLAIKHTTRNARAMVKDLQYRLDINTLHRDLDTQELGLNEIGRVKLRTTAPLFVDAYEKNRTTGSFILIDEATGVTVGAGMIL
- the cysD gene encoding sulfate adenylyltransferase subunit CysD: MTGDPLVTPMHDYRLSQLDQLEAESIHIFREVAAEFERPVLLFSGGKDSIVMLRLAEKAFYPARVPFPVMQVDTGFDFQEVLDTRDSWVDRLGVRMIVASVDQAIADGIVVDDGKTTRNRLQIGTLLNAIEEEGFTAAFGGGRRDEEKARAKERVYSHRDEFGQWDPKNQRPELWSLYNGRIAEGEHMRIFPLSNWTELDVWHYIHREQIEIPSIYYAHKREVFERDGMLLSYGDHATLKSGETVEERLVRFRTVGDMTLTGCVESSAATTAEIIDEIAIARVTERGATRGDDRFSEAAMEDRKKEGYF
- the manA gene encoding mannose-6-phosphate isomerase, class I, which produces MHELRTVVQHYAWGSHDALPTLLGVEPDGRPWAELWVGTHRLGASEVVGTDGTTRGLREVVGDGLPYLLKVLAVDAPLSLQVHPDTPTARVGYAREEAAGVALDDPARVFKDPHHKPEMVVALTVFEGLVAFRPTAKVWQVLGGLINPLAVRLHAELRGDPGFPGLARMVGRLVDPETRPSVEEIGALVQECATRVAEDADLDRAYETVLELAAHHPGDPGVLMGLLLNRVRLEPGEAALVEEGVLHAYLSGTCVEVMASSDNVLRAGLTDKHVEPVALAACVRRGMADAYRVAPKVSAGVREYLPPVSEFALSFVDAVGDTDRVVPGSGHRLVLCTEGEAEVLTDDDRMSLRRGHACYVAADEGTVRVRGAGTVVQAYSPTA